From a region of the Triticum aestivum cultivar Chinese Spring chromosome 7D, IWGSC CS RefSeq v2.1, whole genome shotgun sequence genome:
- the LOC123163805 gene encoding uncharacterized protein isoform X1: MRPSHACSFTSRTAPGSPPHCVCVCVCSSRCGCSTRSRCWGGPTPIQSLSFLLSLAAWPLKQPRPASTTSVVVVLCNCRSSPLRKEAYQATNLACIRPASDAMDAGKTPHPLPLSAAQKQIRDDVPQVCGWALFNAFAIAGGQASLYIAGYTHLACNQSSSILPCLWIGMLCCAATQSAAAALALLLPCHRRRAITYLALAVTVLFHCIYAIHFRISLAAYPGGYIFGWIFYTVVICYMVVRDLTCLTDLLRGDGWGKQ, encoded by the exons ATGAGACCGTCACATGCTTGCTCGTTTACAAGCCGAACCGCACCAGGCTCTCCTCctcactgtgtgtgtgtgtgtgtgtgcagctcACGCTGCGGCTGCTCGACACGTAGTCGGTGTTGGGGAGGCCCCACGCCGATCCAGTCGctttccttccttctctctctcgctgcctggccacttaaacaGCCCCGGCCGGCCTCCACCACCAGCGTCGTCGTTGTGCTCTGCAATTGCCGCTCGAGCCCCTTGAGGAAAGAAGCATACCAAGCGACGAACCTCGCTTGCATCCGACCAGCGAGTGACG CCATGGACGCCGGCAAGACGCCTCATCCGCTGCCTCTGAGCGCGGCCCAAAAGCAGATCCGGGATGATGTCCCACAGGTCTGCGGATGGGCGCTCTTCAACGCCTTCGCCATCGCCGGCGGCCAAGCATCCCTCTACATAGCTGGCTACACCCACCTCGCGTGCAACCAG TCATCATCCATTCTGCCCTGCCTCTGGATCGGGATGCTGTGCTGCGCCGCAACCCAGTCGGCCGCGGCGGCGCTGGCGCTGCTGCTCCCATGCCACCGTCGCCGGGCCATCACCTACCTCGCGCTCGCGGTCACTGTCCTCTTCCATTGCATTTACGCCATCCACTTCCGGATCTCCCTCGCCGCCTACCCAGGAGGATACATCTTCGGCTGGATCTTTTACACCGTGGTCATCTGCTACATGGTGGTGCGCGACCTGACCTGCCTGACCGATCTCCTTCGAGGTGATGGTTGGGGCAAGCAGTAG
- the LOC123163805 gene encoding uncharacterized protein isoform X2, which translates to MDAGKTPHPLPLSAAQKQIRDDVPQVCGWALFNAFAIAGGQASLYIAGYTHLACNQSSSILPCLWIGMLCCAATQSAAAALALLLPCHRRRAITYLALAVTVLFHCIYAIHFRISLAAYPGGYIFGWIFYTVVICYMVVRDLTCLTDLLRGDGWGKQ; encoded by the exons ATGGACGCCGGCAAGACGCCTCATCCGCTGCCTCTGAGCGCGGCCCAAAAGCAGATCCGGGATGATGTCCCACAGGTCTGCGGATGGGCGCTCTTCAACGCCTTCGCCATCGCCGGCGGCCAAGCATCCCTCTACATAGCTGGCTACACCCACCTCGCGTGCAACCAG TCATCATCCATTCTGCCCTGCCTCTGGATCGGGATGCTGTGCTGCGCCGCAACCCAGTCGGCCGCGGCGGCGCTGGCGCTGCTGCTCCCATGCCACCGTCGCCGGGCCATCACCTACCTCGCGCTCGCGGTCACTGTCCTCTTCCATTGCATTTACGCCATCCACTTCCGGATCTCCCTCGCCGCCTACCCAGGAGGATACATCTTCGGCTGGATCTTTTACACCGTGGTCATCTGCTACATGGTGGTGCGCGACCTGACCTGCCTGACCGATCTCCTTCGAGGTGATGGTTGGGGCAAGCAGTAG